In Gouania willdenowi chromosome 15, fGouWil2.1, whole genome shotgun sequence, one DNA window encodes the following:
- the sertad2b gene encoding SERTA domain-containing protein 2b isoform X2, whose translation MFSKGAKRKLDEDEEGLEGKTLEVMGGGSPLVPECLSKVSYTLQRQTIFNISLMKLYSQRPLGEPSLERRVLINNMLRRIQDELKQEGSLRPLLLPPSPPPDDPMDEGFRDAPSFGVLSAAVTAQVSQPSALLMSMMAPPPPSPHPMMPPHSPAPQAFPSRAPLDSCLTPASLLEEDAADSAFCVPSPPTPPLSPPPSQSLPSPPLSPAPSAGTVPVLFPPSLSDMEVGPSPAITRTAAANTTTMSTSPAPPHNPLTPFLSTALRDCRSTAAKAEESLSCEAPPTPPPAGPGDTSVPPSCPPPPSPSGFLSDLALDDVLFADIDTSMYDFDPLPRFQPISLSKST comes from the exons ATGTTCAGTAAAGGTGCAAAGCGGAAGCTGGACGAGGATGAAGAGGGGCTGGAAGGCAAAACGCTGGAGGTGATGGGCGGGGGTTCCCCGCTGGTTCCTGAGTGTCTTTCCAAGGTTTCGTACAcgttgcagcgtcagaccatcTTCAACATCTCTCTGATGAAGCTCTACAGCCAGAGGCCCCTGGGCGAGCCCAGCCTGGAGCGCCGGGTGCTCATCAACAACATGCTGCGTCGCATCCAGGACGAGCTGAAGCAGGAGGGCAGCCTGCGCCCCCTTCTGctgcccccctcacccccccctGACGACCCTATGGATGAAGGCTTCCGTGACGCGCCATCCTTTGGCGTTTTGTCTGCAGCGGTGACTGCACAGGTGTCCCAGCCCTCTGCGCTGTTGATGTCTATGATGGcgcctccccctccctccccccaccccatgATGCCCCCTCACAGCCCCGCCCCCCAGGCCTTTCCTAGCCGTGCCCCTCTGGACTCTTGTTTGACTCCTGCCTCTCTGCTGGAGGAGGACGCTGCCGACTCAGCCTTTTGTGTCCCGTCCCCGCCCACTCCCCCTCTGTCGCCGCCCCCATCACAGTCTCTCCCCTCGCCCCCCCTGAGCCCTGCGCCCTCTGCTGGCACTGTGCCTGTTTTATTCCCCCCCTCTCTGAGTGACATGGAGGTGGGTCCGTCTCCAGCCATAACACGGACAGCAGCAGCTAATACTACGACCATGTCTACCTCCCCCGCCCCCCCACACAACCCCctcacccccttcctgtctACAGCACTCAGAGACTGCAGAAGCACAGCAGCTAAAGCAGAGGAGAGCCTTAGCTGTGAGGCTCCACCCACGCCACCCCCTGCTGGTCCAGGTGATACCTCTGTTCCTCCCTCCTGCCCGCCCCCCCCCTCGCCCTCGGGGTTCCTCTCAGACTTGGCGTTGGACGACGTGCTGTTCGCTGACATTGACACGTCCATGTACGACTTTGA CCCGCTCCCCAGGTTTCAACCAATCAGCCTTTCAAAATCGACCTGA
- the sertad2b gene encoding SERTA domain-containing protein 2b isoform X1: MFSKGAKRKLDEDEEGLEGKTLEVMGGGSPLVPECLSKVSYTLQRQTIFNISLMKLYSQRPLGEPSLERRVLINNMLRRIQDELKQEGSLRPLLLPPSPPPDDPMDEGFRDAPSFGVLSAAVTAQVSQPSALLMSMMAPPPPSPHPMMPPHSPAPQAFPSRAPLDSCLTPASLLEEDAADSAFCVPSPPTPPLSPPPSQSLPSPPLSPAPSAGTVPVLFPPSLSDMEVGPSPAITRTAAANTTTMSTSPAPPHNPLTPFLSTALRDCRSTAAKAEESLSCEAPPTPPPAGPGDTSVPPSCPPPPSPSGFLSDLALDDVLFADIDTSMYDFDPCTTAGGVAMTAGGGLTKLSPGVTPDELLKSLTSPYSGPAPQVSTNQPFKIDLTELDHIMEVLVGS; this comes from the coding sequence ATGTTCAGTAAAGGTGCAAAGCGGAAGCTGGACGAGGATGAAGAGGGGCTGGAAGGCAAAACGCTGGAGGTGATGGGCGGGGGTTCCCCGCTGGTTCCTGAGTGTCTTTCCAAGGTTTCGTACAcgttgcagcgtcagaccatcTTCAACATCTCTCTGATGAAGCTCTACAGCCAGAGGCCCCTGGGCGAGCCCAGCCTGGAGCGCCGGGTGCTCATCAACAACATGCTGCGTCGCATCCAGGACGAGCTGAAGCAGGAGGGCAGCCTGCGCCCCCTTCTGctgcccccctcacccccccctGACGACCCTATGGATGAAGGCTTCCGTGACGCGCCATCCTTTGGCGTTTTGTCTGCAGCGGTGACTGCACAGGTGTCCCAGCCCTCTGCGCTGTTGATGTCTATGATGGcgcctccccctccctccccccaccccatgATGCCCCCTCACAGCCCCGCCCCCCAGGCCTTTCCTAGCCGTGCCCCTCTGGACTCTTGTTTGACTCCTGCCTCTCTGCTGGAGGAGGACGCTGCCGACTCAGCCTTTTGTGTCCCGTCCCCGCCCACTCCCCCTCTGTCGCCGCCCCCATCACAGTCTCTCCCCTCGCCCCCCCTGAGCCCTGCGCCCTCTGCTGGCACTGTGCCTGTTTTATTCCCCCCCTCTCTGAGTGACATGGAGGTGGGTCCGTCTCCAGCCATAACACGGACAGCAGCAGCTAATACTACGACCATGTCTACCTCCCCCGCCCCCCCACACAACCCCctcacccccttcctgtctACAGCACTCAGAGACTGCAGAAGCACAGCAGCTAAAGCAGAGGAGAGCCTTAGCTGTGAGGCTCCACCCACGCCACCCCCTGCTGGTCCAGGTGATACCTCTGTTCCTCCCTCCTGCCCGCCCCCCCCCTCGCCCTCGGGGTTCCTCTCAGACTTGGCGTTGGACGACGTGCTGTTCGCTGACATTGACACGTCCATGTACGACTTTGACCCGTGCACCACAGCGGGGGGCGTGGCCATGACGGCGGGCGGGGGCCTCACCAAGCTCTCCCCGGGGGTGACCCCGGACGAACTTCTTAAATCACTGACATCGCCGTACAGTGGCCCCGCTCCCCAGGTTTCAACCAATCAGCCTTTCAAAATCGACCTGACAGAACTGGACCACATCATGGAGGTCTTGGTGGGATCGTga